The Coccidioides posadasii str. Silveira chromosome 3, complete sequence genome contains a region encoding:
- a CDS encoding uncharacterized protein (EggNog:ENOG410PG2S~COG:S~TransMembrane:2 (i107-126o643-661i)~BUSCO:3080at33183), producing the protein MAGCSYARSLAAGLRSSQSIIFAANSLRSPPQNISIRGCFRAPKASLHLTSRSRLQNLSLLGLQPTKRQKHIHSQQFQPFVPPPPSSLGKPTAAKTYRRTRKWLRRLFYLSLSVGTIYAIDSYFYASCLTRTARTFALGILVALDYKLNFRPNPPLASSIAAVHARNAERLSELLRTNGGLYLKIGQAIAMQSAILPPEFQKMFSRMFDDAPQNDWKDVARVIEEDFGKPAEEVFGVSFSGDPSRGVMERTARASASVAQVHWAKLSDGREVAIKIQKKEIATQVKWDLWAFKIITWVYSRVFDIPFYSLVPFVSERLFLETDFENEADNAERMAKLVAAEPRLRNRVYIPKVYRELSSKRVMTAEWIEGVRLWDKDSITRPWRGGWRQGSPGCHGTPLDLPGAKLTPRRPSYSTSTPERLKPGRESWKGRAGRGGLGLSLNEVMTTMVDLFSAQMFLWGWLHCDPHPGNWFVRRQPNGKAELVLIDHGLYVHMEPNFRHQYARLWKALLTFDNNSITKIVNDWGVNNADLFASATLLRPYQGGERTTSKALEGLSKKDRAKLQYEMQQAMRKAVREILGDETRWPRELIFISRNMRIVQANNQFLGSPVNRIKITGTWASRALVESADLPLLEKIKNYGRHIVFRFVLLSSDILFYWYRIRQMLGWGGGMEDEIEAQMQHMARDMGVELSQPIFEG; encoded by the exons ATGGCAGGCTGCAGCTATGCCCGCTCACTCGCGGCCGGCCTCCGATCTTCCCAGAGCATTATCTTTGCTGCTAACTCTCTGAGATCGCCGCCCCAAAACATCTCGATCCGCGGCTGCTTTCGAGCTCCCAAAGCCAGCTTGCATCTGACCTCGCGATCTCGACTGCAGAACCTCTCTCTATTGGGCCTCCAACCGACCAAGCGCCAAAAGCACATCCATAGCCAGCAGTTCCAGCCTTTCGTCCCCCCTCCACCCTCTTCTCTCGGAAAACCCACCGCCGCGAAGACCTACCGACGAACCCGCAAATGGCTCCGTCGCCTCTTCTACCTCAGTCTCTCCGTTGGCACCATATATGCCATTGACAGCTACTTCTACGCCTCATGCCTCACCCGCACCGCCCGCACATTCGCCCTCGGCATCTTGGTCGCTCTCGACTACAAGCTCAACTTCCGGCCCAACCCACCGCTCGCCTCGTCCATAGCCGCAGTGCACGCGCGCAACGCCGAGCGTCTATCTGAACTCCTCCGCACCAATGGCGGGTTATACCTGAAGATCGGCCAGGCTATCGCCATGCAATCGGCCATCTTGCCACCGGAATTCCAAAAGATGTTCTCGCGCATGTTCGACGATGCGCCCCAGAACGACTGGAAGGACGTGGCGCGCGTCATCGAGGAGGATTTCGGAAAGCCCGCTGAAGAGGTGTTTGGAGTATCGTTTTCGGGAGATCCGAGCCGTGGAGTTATGGAGAGGACGGCGAGGGCGAGTGCGAGCGTTGCACAGGTACACTGGGCGAAGTTGAGCGATGGCAGGGAGGTTGCTATCAAGATCCAGAAGAAGGAGATTGCGACGCAAGTTAAGTGGGATCTGTGGGCTTTCAA GATTATTACATGGGTCTATAGTCGTGTTTTTGATATCCCGTTCTACAGCTTGGTACCTTTTGTCAGTGAGCGTCTTTTCTTGGAAACAGATTTTGAAAATGAGGCCGATAACGCTGAGCGAATGGCCAAGCTTGTCGCGGCCGAGCCGCGGCTCCGAAATAGAGTATACATTCCAAAGGTCTACCGCGAACTAAGTTCTAAGCGAGTCATGACTGCTGAATGGATAGAGGGTGTTCGACTTTGGGATAAAGATTCCATAACGAGACCTTGGCGGGGAGGTTGGCGACAAGGCAGCCCAGGATGCCATGGAACACCTCTGGATCTTCCCGGTGCGAAGTTGACACCTCGTCGgccatcctacagtacttcTACTCCTGAGAGACTAAAGCCAGGACGGGAGTCCTGGAAAGGAAGAGCTGGCCGTGGTGGTTTGGGACTCTCACTTAACGAAGTGATGACGACAATGGTCGATCTGTTCTCCGCGCAAATGTTCCTTTGGGGTTGGCTTCATTGCGATCCTCATCCTGGCAACTGGTTCGTCCGCCGCCAGCCCAACGGCAAGGCCGAGCTTGTGCTCATAGATCACGGTCTCTACGTCCACATGGAGCCTAATTTCCGGCATCAATACGCACGTCTCTGGAAAGCACTATTGACTTTCGATAACAATAGTATTACCAAGATCGTCAACGATTGGGGCGTTAACAACGCTGACTTGTTTGCGTCCGCCACCCTTCTCCGGCCATACCAGGGCGGAGAAAGGACAACGTCAAAAGCACTCGAAGGTTTAAGCAAGAAGGACAGAGCCAAATTACAATACGAAATGCAGCAGGCGATGCGAAAAGCCGTTCGCGAAATTCTTGGCGACGAGACCAGATGGCCGCGCGAGCTCATCTTTATATCCCGAAACATGAGGATCGTGCAAGCAAACAATCAGTTCTTAGGCTCACCAGTTAACCGGATCAAGATCACGGGCACATGGGCCTCCCGTGCCCTTGTCGAATCGGCCGACTTGCCGCTGttagaaaagataaagaatTATGGTCGGCACATCGTGTTTAGATTTGTACTACTCAGCTCCGACATACTGTTCTACTGGTATCGGATTCGGCAGATGCTGGGCTGGGGAGGAGGAATGGAGGATGAGATCGAAGCTCAAATGCAACATATGGCAAGGGATATGGGAGTCGAGCTGAGCCAACCTATATTTGAGGGTTGA
- the RAD30_1 gene encoding DNA-directed DNA polymerase eta rad30 (EggNog:ENOG410PFN6~COG:L~BUSCO:4010at33183), with product MAPSVLTGLIDPSLPAATTMDTISSSPLHTHYISQFTHRNLQLLQTFSPRTPLRVVAHIDLDAFYAQCEMVRLNTPRTQPLAVQQWESLIAVNYAARSFNISRMITAKEAKARCPQLMTVHVATFREGEGGKWAYREDGDHNVATDKVSLDPYRAESRKILGTIKDGLVAWAEKVDPCGLGERRTESGGSVKEKEKDWTNMVRIEKAGIDEVFIDLSALVWATLLERYPMLQEMEVKRQMSERLPRPPTTALDWGKEDELVDLDEGETEEDDPDWDDMVMLVGADIVRSVRLMIRERLGYTCSAGIARNKMMAKLGSACNKPNKQTIVRNRAIQQFLGGFKFTKIRMLGGKLGKQIASTFETEQVDELLRVPLEQFKAKLDDDTGMWLYELIRGNDWSEVNPRTQIKSMISTKSFRPGINSLEQAEKWLRIFAAEIYGRLVEEGVLEHKRRPKVLTIHHRHSGHTKSRQVPIPTGMAIDEEPLFALAKDLLKQVTNEGHMWPCMNLALTVSGFEDGVSGNQSLDSFFTRATDTEKKTPVSLRRHLEGKDNTSESHPSKTLKLHHDFDRYSPLDTGIDDEGTHTAESLMLGSKGVLSTDSSPEPQLGMFPCSKCRKLIPEAGFDEHEDWHFAKDLQLQERRMVHYKNTNRGLDKSRGKRQTRLAFG from the coding sequence ATGGCACCTTCAGTCTTGACTGGCCTCATTGACCCTTCCTTACCCGCAGCCACCACGATGGACACCATATCTTCCTCCCCATTGCACACCCACTACATCTCACAGTTTACCCACCGCAACCTACAGCTCCTCCAGACATTCTCCCCTCGCACACCCCTCCGCGTGGTCGCCCACATCGACCTCGACGCCTTCTACGCCCAATGCGAAATGGTCCGACTCAACACTCCGCGCACCCAACCCCTCGCCGTCCAGCAATGGGAATCCCTGATCGCCGTGAACTACGCCGCCCGGTCGTTTAACATATCGCGGATGATCACAGCGAAAGAGGCAAAGGCGAGATGTCCGCAGCTCATGACGGTGCACGTAGCCACGTTCAGGGAAGGCGAGGGCGGGAAATGGGCGTATAGAGAGGACGGTGATCATAATGTGGCGACAGATAAGGTTTCGCTGGATCCGTATAGGGCGGAGTCGAGGAAGATTTTGGGGACGATTAAGGATGGGTTGGTTGCGTGGGCGGAGAAGGTTGATCCGTGTGGACTTGGGGAACGGAGAACGGAGAGTGGAGGAAGTgtgaaagagaaagagaaggaTTGGACAAATATGGTGAGGATAGAGAAGGCGGGGATTGATGAGGTTTTTATTGATTTGTCGGCGTTGGTGTGGGCGACTCTGCTAGAGAGGTATCCGATGTTGCAGGAGATGGAGGTCAAGAGGCAGATGAGTGAGCGCCTACCACGCCCACCTACTACGGCGCTAGATTGGGGAAAAGAGGATGAGCTGGTCGACTTAGATGAGGGAGAGACGGAAGAGGATGACCCGGATTGGGATGATATGGTTATGCTCGTTGGAGCAGATATCGTCAGGTCAGTTCGTCTTATGATCCGGGAGCGCTTAGGTTACACGTGTTCTGCAGGAATTGCGCGGAATAAAATGATGGCCAAGCTAGGGAGTGCCTGCAATAAACCCAATAAGCAGACAATTGTTCGAAATCGTGCCATACAGCAGTTCCTTGGTGGCTTCAAATTTACCAAAATCAGGATGTTGGGTGGCAAATTAGGAAAGCAAATCGCTTCAACCTTTGAGACCGAACAGGTGGATGAATTATTGCGTGTTCCGCTGGAACAATTTAAAGCAAAGCTGGATGACGATACGGGGATGTGGTTATACGAACTTATTCGAGGGAATGACTGGAGTGAGGTCAATCCTCGAACCCAGATCAAATCAATGATATCGACGAAATCATTCCGTCCAGGGATCAACTCTTTGGAGCAGGCGGAGAAATGGCTACGAATATTCGCGGCTGAGATATATGGGCGGCTCGTTGAAGAAGGCGTCCTGGAGCATAAGCGCCGCCCGAAAGTTCTAACTATTCACCATCGGCATAGTGGGCACACAAAATCTCGCCAGGTTCCTATTCCGACGGGCATGGCCATCGACGAAGAACCACTGTTTGCTTTGGCTAAGGATTTGCTGAAGCAAGTTACCAACGAGGGCCATATGTGGCCCTGCATGAATTTAGCACTTACAGTGAGCGGATTTGAGGATGGAGTTTCTGGAAACCAAAGCCTCGACAGCTTTTTCACGCGCGCCACGGATACAGAGAAGAAAACGCCAGTATCCCTTCGTCGACACCTTGAAGGCAAGGACAATACGAGCGAGTCGCATCCGAGCAAGACATTGAAGCTCCACCATGATTTTGACCGATACTCTCCTCTGGACACAGGGATAGATGACGAAGGGACACATACCGCTGAAAGTCTTATGCTGGGTTCCAAAGGTGTTTTATCAACTGATAGTTCTCCCGAGCCGCAATTGGGGATGTTTCCATGCTCCAAATGTAGAAAGTTGATTCCTGAAGCTGGTTTCGATGAGCACGAAGACTGGCACTTTGCGAAAGACTTGCAATTGCAAGAAAGAAGGATGGTGCATTACAAAAACACGAACCGCGGTCTTGACAAGTCTAGAGGCAAGCGACAGACACGGTTAGCATTCGGGTGA
- a CDS encoding uncharacterized protein (EggNog:ENOG410PM5Y~COG:O~BUSCO:9932at33183) translates to MAQDPEIVLFHYTFSPYARRVAWYLNLRGIRYSQCLQPPIMPRPDLAALGVQYRRIPVLMIGKDIFCDSRLIIQKLEERFPAGKLGADDGDGKAIEKLIDIWTTDGGVFGRAAQLIPMNTPLTSDPKFIADRLEFSNRKPLSNDSQSNPRGEGMVHAKQAFDIMETTLLADGRDWILKTGKPTLADIQGVWVFDWMIGLKGALDPAQISEQTYPITFAWVSRFRKALSAARSTYPMPRTLTGKEALDGLSRADFAEPEGTVDPADPLKLEKGDEVLVFPTDTGVNRRDRGHIVALNAQEVVLQRKTADNRFDVRLHFPRTNFRILKVDRMEGGRL, encoded by the exons ATGGCCCAGGACCCTGAGATCGTTTTGTTCCACTACACCTTCTCGCCATACGCACGGCGAGTGGCCTG GTATTTAAATCTACGCGGCATTAGATATTCGCAATGT CTACAACCACCGATCATGCCCCGACCAGACCTTGCGGCTCTGGGCGTCCAGTACCGGAGAATCCCGGTGCTTATGATAGGAAAGGATATTTTCTGTGACTCCAGGCTGATCATACAAAAGCTTGAGGAGCGGTTCCCCGCTGGAAAATTAGGTGCAGACGATGGGGATGGGAAGGCGATCGAGAAGCTAATCGACATATGGACGACGGATGGAGGAGTGTTTGGCAGGGCTGCCCAGCTGATACCCATGAATACTCCTCTCACCTCGGACCCTAAATTCATTGCAGACCGCCTCGAGTTCTCGAATAGAAAACCTCTGTCAAATGATTCTCAGTCGAATCCGCGGGGAGAGGGAATGGTCCACGCCAAGCAGGCATTTGATATTATGGAGACCACTCTCCTTGCCGATGGCAGAGATTGGATCCTGAAGACAGGAAAGCCTACGCTTGCTGATATCCAAG GCGTATGGGTATTCGACTGGATGATTGGGCTCAAAGGAGCCCTTGATCCCGCTCAGATATCAGAACAAACATACCCCATAACCTTTGCGTGGGTTTCTCGTTTCCGGAAGGCCTTGTCTGCAGCTAGGTCCACATACCCCATGCCCCGAACCTTGACTGGCAAAGAAGCGCTAGACGGGCTCAGCCGGGCAGACTTTGCCGAACCAGAAGGCACTGTTGATCCAGCTGATCCGTTGAAATTGGAAAAGGGCGATGAAGTCCTTGTATTCCCGACAGATACCGGTGTAAACAGGAGAGACAGGGGCCATATTGTAGCTCTTAATGCGCAAGAGGTTGTGTTGCAGCGTAAAACAGCAGACAACCGGTTTGACGTGCGCCTCCATTTCCCTCGGACCAACTTTAGGATCCTTAAAGTTGATAGAATGGAAGGAGGGCGCTTATGA